A stretch of Brassica rapa cultivar Chiifu-401-42 chromosome A08, CAAS_Brap_v3.01, whole genome shotgun sequence DNA encodes these proteins:
- the LOC103835120 gene encoding probable WRKY transcription factor 13 isoform X1, with the protein MDWLVITQNRTKYPPNQKNSLSSLLHTISSPSNFCVSFKLLRERKREMSTINQGVSLFDEPQNIINTNNTNTLGFFFSFPNHTLSSSSSPSSLVSPFLGHHSFNSFIHNNSPSFVTHPRDPINPMANLPETLISVSSLASSKQRHDHDGIVNLDQHRLTGEISSQRPSLNPWAWSSQAGYEYNKKNNHTSEIDVDHNIDHDGCDGDGSNDDDDHQHHETRRHKINTSPLGIMSTLKMKKPKTRKKVREPRFCFKTLSDVDVLDDGYRWRKYGQKVVKNTQHPRSYYRCTQEKCRVKKRVERLADDPRMVITTYEGRHLHSPSNHLDDDPLSSSHHSSLSNFFW; encoded by the exons ATGGATTGGCTTGTCATAACCCAAAATCGAACCAAATATCcaccaaaccaaaaaaattccCTCTCCTCTCTCTTACACACAATCTCATCTCCTTCAAACTTTTGCGTCTCCTTCAAGCTTTTGcgtgaaagaaagagagagatgagtACGATAAACCAAGGAGTAAGCTTGTTCGATGAGCCACAAAACATCATAAACACCAATAATACTAACACTCTAggtttctttttctctttcccTAATCACACATTATCTTCgtcatcttctccttcttctcttgTGTCTCCGTTTCTAGGTCATCACTCCTTCAACTCATTCATTCACAATAACTCCCCTTCCTTTGTAACTCATCCTCGAGATCCCATCAATCCCATGGCGAATCTCCCAGAAACCCTAATCTCGGTCTCCTCTTTAGCCTCATCAAAACAAAGGCATGATCATGATGGTATTGTTAACCTTGATCAGCATCGTCTTACCGGTGAAATATCATCCCAAAGACCGTCTTTAAATCCATG GGCATGGAGTAGTCAAGCAGGATACGaatacaacaagaaaaataaccATACAAGTGAGATTGATGTTGATCATAATATTGATCATGATGGTTGTGATGGTGATGGcagtaatgatgatgatgatcatcaaCATCATGAGACTCGTCGCCACAAAATTAACACGTCACCATTGGGAATAATGTCTACTCTGAAGATGAAGAAGCCtaagacaagaaaaaaagtGAGGGAGCCTCGGTTTTGCTTCAAGACACTAAGCGATGTTGATGTCTTAGATGATGGATATAGATGGAGAAAATATGGCCAGAAAGTtgtcaagaacactcaacatcccag GAGCTATTACAGATGCACACAAGAGAAGTGTAGAGTGAAGAAGAGGGTGGAGAGATTAGCAGATGATCCAAGAATGGTAATCACTACTTACGAAGGACGACATCTGCACTCTCCTTCTAATCATCTCGACGACGATCCTCTCTCCTCGTCTCACCATTCTTCTCTCTCCAACTTTTTCTGGTGA
- the LOC103835120 gene encoding probable WRKY transcription factor 13 isoform X2 translates to MDWLVITQNRTKYPPNQKNSLSSLLHTISSPSNFCVSFKLLRERKREMSTINQGVSLFDEPQNIINTNNTNTLGFFFSFPNHTLSSSSSPSSLVSPFLGHHSFNSFIHNNSPSFVTHPRDPINPMANLPETLISVSSLASSKQRHDHDGIVNLDQHRLTGEISSQRPSLNPCNDDDDHQHHETRRHKINTSPLGIMSTLKMKKPKTRKKVREPRFCFKTLSDVDVLDDGYRWRKYGQKVVKNTQHPRSYYRCTQEKCRVKKRVERLADDPRMVITTYEGRHLHSPSNHLDDDPLSSSHHSSLSNFFW, encoded by the exons ATGGATTGGCTTGTCATAACCCAAAATCGAACCAAATATCcaccaaaccaaaaaaattccCTCTCCTCTCTCTTACACACAATCTCATCTCCTTCAAACTTTTGCGTCTCCTTCAAGCTTTTGcgtgaaagaaagagagagatgagtACGATAAACCAAGGAGTAAGCTTGTTCGATGAGCCACAAAACATCATAAACACCAATAATACTAACACTCTAggtttctttttctctttcccTAATCACACATTATCTTCgtcatcttctccttcttctcttgTGTCTCCGTTTCTAGGTCATCACTCCTTCAACTCATTCATTCACAATAACTCCCCTTCCTTTGTAACTCATCCTCGAGATCCCATCAATCCCATGGCGAATCTCCCAGAAACCCTAATCTCGGTCTCCTCTTTAGCCTCATCAAAACAAAGGCATGATCATGATGGTATTGTTAACCTTGATCAGCATCGTCTTACCGGTGAAATATCATCCCAAAGACCGTCTTTAAATCCATG taatgatgatgatgatcatcaaCATCATGAGACTCGTCGCCACAAAATTAACACGTCACCATTGGGAATAATGTCTACTCTGAAGATGAAGAAGCCtaagacaagaaaaaaagtGAGGGAGCCTCGGTTTTGCTTCAAGACACTAAGCGATGTTGATGTCTTAGATGATGGATATAGATGGAGAAAATATGGCCAGAAAGTtgtcaagaacactcaacatcccag GAGCTATTACAGATGCACACAAGAGAAGTGTAGAGTGAAGAAGAGGGTGGAGAGATTAGCAGATGATCCAAGAATGGTAATCACTACTTACGAAGGACGACATCTGCACTCTCCTTCTAATCATCTCGACGACGATCCTCTCTCCTCGTCTCACCATTCTTCTCTCTCCAACTTTTTCTGGTGA